Proteins encoded within one genomic window of Cyprinus carpio isolate SPL01 chromosome B22, ASM1834038v1, whole genome shotgun sequence:
- the LOC122141443 gene encoding LOW QUALITY PROTEIN: retinoblastoma-binding protein 5-like (The sequence of the model RefSeq protein was modified relative to this genomic sequence to represent the inferred CDS: deleted 1 base in 1 codon) translates to MNLELLESFGQNYPEEADGTLDCISMALTCTFNRWGTLLAVGCNDGRITLTQTLTHTHTHTRVLTECLLWFSWSRDGHKLVSASTDNIVSQWDVLTGDCDQRFRFPSPILKLQYHPRDMDKVLVCPMKSAPVLLTLSDAKHVVLPVDDDSDLNVVAAFDRRGDYIYTGNAKGKILVLNTNNEDQEPATRVTTGTSNTTAIKSIEFARKGSCFLINTADRIIRVYDGREILTCGRDGEPEPMQKLQDLVNRTPWKRCCFSGDGEYIVAGSARQHALYIWEKSIGNLVKILHGEARRD, encoded by the exons ATGAATCTGGAGCTGCTCG AGTCGTTCGGGCAGAATTATCCAG aggagGCTGATGGCACTCTGGACTGCATCAGTATGGCTCTGACCTGCACGTTTAACCGCTGGGGGACGCTGCTCGCTGTCGGCTGCAACGATGGACGCA tcacactcacacagacactcacacacacacacacacacacacgtgtcctCACGGAGTGTCTGCTGTGGTTCAGCTGGAGCAGAGACGGACACAAGCTGGTCAGTGCCTCCACAGATAACATCGTGTCTCAGTGGGACGTCCTGACGGGAGACTGTGACCAGCGCTTCCGCTTCCCCTCGCCCATCCTCAAGCTGCAGTACCACCCCCGAGACAT GGACAAGGTTCTGGTGTGTCCCATGAAGTCCGCACCCGTCCTGCTCACGCTGTCCGACGCCAAACACGTGGTGCTGCCGGTGGACGACGACTCCGACCTCAACGTGGTGGCAGCCTTCGACCGGCGCGGAGACTACATCTACACCGGCAACGCCAAGgggaag atTCTGGTGCTGAACACGAAC AACGAGGACCAGGAACCAGCAACAAGAGTGACCACAGGAACCAGCAACACCACCGCCATCAAATCCATCGAGTTCGCACGCAAGGGCAG CTGTTTCCTCATCAACACAGCGGACCGCATCATCCGCGTCTACGACGGCCGCGAGATCCTGACCTGCGGCAGAGACGGAGAACCTGAGCCCATGCAGAAGCTGCAGGACCTGgtcaacag gacgCCGTGGAAGCGCTGCTGTTTCTCGGGTGACGGCGAGTATATCGTAGCAGGATCCGCGCGGCAGCACGCGCTCTACATCTGGGAGAAGAGCATCGGGAACCTGGTGAAGATCCTCCACGGGGAAGCGCGGAGAGACTGA